In Paenibacillus protaetiae, the genomic stretch GCGTCGTGCTCACGCTTGAGCCGATAACTGGTGATGGAACACCAACGGTTTCTTGTTCCTGCAAAGTTGACCCTGATGTCATTCAATTTGCTAATGCCGATGTCCCCGTTACTTCCATGCTAACCGCCACACTTCGCAACAAAGGCTCCAAAACGATCAAAGACTGGACGCTTTACGGCCGCGCGAATGATGGCAGCCAGCTGCAGACGATTACAAGCACAGCGCCCGGGCAAGAAACCGCCACCTATAAATTCCGGTTCACCATTGCCAAAGAAAAGCTGAACAACGTCGACAGCTATACCGAAACGTGGGTGATGCGTGCGCGGGTCAATTTTACGGACGGTACATCAGCGGAAAGCGTTCTGGAATGTACGACGCTCGTAACAAAGGGAGCGCCGCCTGCATCCGGTCCGGACTCGACACCAGCACCAACGCCCGAGCCGATACCGATTCCGGAGGCAGACATTCAGTTTAATCCGGATACGATCGTTACCGGGGAACAATCTTCACTCCAGAACCGATCCCAAAACTATGATGATTTCGAGTGGACATTTTCCGATAATTTAAGCGAAGTCTTTACAGATACATCCAGAACCAGCTACCCGAATAAAACCTTTACGAAACCCGGTATTTATCAAGCAACCATTACCGTGTGGAACGGACTGAACAAAAAAGTGTCCGATACCGCTACCCTGTATGTGGTGGACCCCAAACCGGTTGCCATTATTACCGGCCCTTCCTGCATCATCGAAGGACGGCCCTTTGATGCAGCCTATCATTTGTTAAACTCCTACACACCGCTGGCCAGCCGGGGCGTCACCATCAATTTTTCGCGTTCCGAGACACGTTATAAAAAAATAGGGGATACCGATTATACGCCGGGCTGGCCAACCGGGGAAGGCATGGAGCTTGGCACATACGAAATTGAAGGGAAAGTATACGATTCACAGGGCAGAGAGAGCGACTGGGCATCCATGACCCTCGAAGTCGTGCCGGATCAAGCGCCAACCGTTTCGCTCGTAACGCCGGAGGAAGCGTACCGGGGCAACGATGTGCAGCTGTATCTCGAAGGGAAAAGCCCGGACGGCGACGCTATCGTGCATGCAGTCATCGAAGAGCGGTACGATGCCGACAATGACGGGAACTTTGAAGAGGAAAGCTGGAAGACCCTTTATGACGGAGATTACAAGCAGTGGGTGCCGGTGACCTATTCAACGGTTGGCAAACGGCAATATCGCGCCAAAGTAAAGGAAGACTGGGGTTTGGAATCCGCATGGTCTGGCCTGGAGCAAACCACTATTTTAAACTACGCGCCCAACATGGATTTCAATGTTTACGGCTTAACCTCACAGCCAAACGAAGACAGCCAGCCGCCGGAGCTTTCGTATACGTCGAAGTCGGTTTATCATTCCTGGACGCTCAAGACGCCTTATCAGTCCGATAGCACAGCCAGTCTGAATCTTTGGAAAGCCGACGACAGCTTTTTATCGACCAAAGCGACGCAAATGATGAAATTCAGCAATGATTATCCGAATATGGGGCTGGGTCCAAATGCCCGTTCGCCGTACAAGCTGGCCAGCGATTTAACAGCTGCGCCTCCTTATCTTGCGCCCTCTGGGCTGGTCTACAAAATTTTTGCGGGAAACCGTATGTACGCGCTCAATCAGGGCACCTACAATGCAGCGGATAAAACCTATACATTCACGGTCAATGAACTTAATTCGTTAAATGGCAGCTTGTTAAGAACCTTTACTATAACGGGCACGGGGCAGTTCGGCAACGACGACTCCAGCAAGCATTTTAATGAAGGGATGATGGACGCCGAAGAAAATTTCTATTTTCACCGTATTACGGATGACCGGAACTTGCTGATTGATAAGTTCGATAACGAAGGGAATCATCGGGATACCTATACGATTCCACTCGATTCAACCTTAAAAGATGCTGTTTTTTCGCACAGCGAATTGTCTCCGGACGAGCAATACATGTATGTGTTTGTACGCTATTATAAGACCGATCCAAGTATATTCCAGGAGCAGGTGATCAAATACGCGATGCAGCAGCGTACGGTCGTGTATTCCGTTCCGGTAGGCGATTTGTTTAAAGACAGCTTGCTGGATGATATAAAAGTGACGCATGTTGGCGACGGGACGATCTATTTCAGTTTCCGCACGCAAGGGTATTATTCGGATGCCCATGATCAGCAAGTGACCTTTGCGAGAATATCGCCAGCCGGCGTAACCGGGTATCTCAATAGGAGTGCGGAGTATGCGTCTCCGATTGTTTTAAGTGAAGATGGCAAACGGGCTTATGTCACGATTGGCGATACAACAAGCACCTCGATGACAACCAGCTTTTCAACATTTGTCAGCTCTAACTGGGCATCCGTGAACAGTTATAAAATCGATTGGAGAAACGATTCGCAGTTTGGCGTCCCATCCTCGGATGCGATGAATAAGCCGAATCCCGTTGTTTTGCCAAATGGCGATGTGCAGGACTTGCTGTTGTTTACGAAGGATGGAGCATTAAAAAACAAAAATAATTTATCCACCTACGGCTTTTCCAAGTTGATGATGGATGCAGGCGGTAATCTGATTGGCATCAAGTCGGATGGGGCGAAAGTAAACGGCTCTTATCAGACCGGGGTTACGGTCGCTTCCAATACCCAATCCGTCGTTTGGGTACAGGAGCCTGTAATTGATCGTTACAACTACTTTTCAGACAGCTACACAAGCAACATTCAGCCGGATGGTTCAATTTATGCATTTAACAGTATTGATCTAAAGGAATATGTTTACCCGTTTTATTCGCCAAGCGCCGCTGGCGGCATTGTCAATCCGATTGACGACAATACGGTTGAGGTCAGCAAGAAAGATTGGTCGGGCTTATGGTACGATCCGAACACGAAGGTGAAAAACTATACGTTTAGCTTTAATACGGCTATCGGTGATCTGAAAAACAACGGTATTGTGGGTGCGGCGTTCCAGATTAAGGACCCGGAAAACATGTACAGCGTGGAATGGAGTAATGATACGCTTACCCTGTATAAGGTGGTTAATGGAACAAAGACCGTCATGAAATCGGCTGCCGTTGCCCGTTCTGCGGGCGTCACGTATCCGATGGAAGTAGAATCTATAAACGGAAACTTGCGCGTGTCCATTAATCATGTGAAGCAGCTTGAAGGATATGATGAAACCTTCACCTCCGGCTCCTTTGGCATTATGGCTATCGGCCAGCCGCAGGCGAAGTTTTCGGGCATTCATTTGAAAAATTACGGGGATACGTACATCGAAGAGACGGCGCAAACGGTTCTCGTAGGCGAGGAAATCAAATACGACAAGCTCTTTTCGGACTTGGAGAATGACCCGGAAGCGGCAGAGCGATGGTCGTACAGCCATGATCCGAACTACTTTGCAAATCCGGAAGGCCCAAGCGAAGTGGATGGAAAGACGTTTGATGAGACAGTTAAGTCGCTGGACAAGCCGGGGCTATACAAAATCACCGCGACGGCCGAAGACGATCCGGGCCTGCCGAATTATCAAAAATGGTCGGAGCCGGTGACCAAAGAGCTGTATGTTCACCGCCGGCCGATTGCGCAGCCGGACGTGAGGCTGACGGATAAAGTGTATGAGGACGGTACTGCGCTGGATTACACGACGTACGACACCTCGTATGACCCGGATGTGCCGGACTACTTGGCGCAGCGCGTTTTCCGGACCCGCTGGGCGGATGAAAGCACCTGGACGATGGGGCAGCGGTATTTGTATGACCGGCCAGGCGTGGAGCTGATCATTCAAGAGCAGGTGAAGGACGTTCACGGAGCTTGGTCGTATTGGGGAGAAACAAGGGTCTACGAAGATGCGTTGCCTCCGGCGAACCAAACGAAACCGGTGATGACGATTACCGTTCCGGGCGGCACCGAAACCAATCCATACGTTTACGCTACTACCCAAACGCCAACGATCTACTGGAAGTATTTTGACGCGGAAAACGATCCGCAAGAGCAGTTTTATTTGAAACTGGTTTATGCCGATACGGGCGATACGATAACGGAGGTTTCCTATCCGGGTGACGATTATTTCTTTAGGCTGCAGGACGGTATACTGGAGCCGGGACGGAAAGTAAAAGTGTTCGGGCGCGTCTATTCGAATGGCGTATGGTCGGATGACAGCAATGAAACATATCTGATCGTGAATACGCCGCCGAAGACCAAACTGCTCAGCTTTAACGGTCCAACCGCTTTGGCGCCGATTTATACGAACAACAACAAGCCGGAACTGAAAGTGCAAGTGACCGATGCAGAAAACCAAACCACAAAATTTGTGGACTACGAGATTACAAAGGTTTCTACAAGCCAAATCGTGGTCGATACCAACACGGCCACCAGCTCAATGGCTTACATCCCGGCCGGTCTGGCCGATGGACTATACAGCTGGAAGGCGAGAGCGAATGATGGACTTGACTGGGGGGATTATTCAGAAACGGGTTACTTCTTTGTGGATACGGTCCGGCCGGATGATACGGACGAGAAGCTGACCATATCTCCGACGTCCGTCACAGTGAAATTCAATCCGTTCAGCGACGCTGATCCTTCTTCTGGCCACGCCACCCGCGGCTTCTATATGCAGCAGGTGAACGATGATGGCAGCGTAACGGCTATTGATTTGAATGGCAACGGAACGGTAGAGGAAAGTGTGCCGCTCGACAAAAACGCGCTTACGTACACCGTTAGCGGACTAAAAACAGGTCAGCAGTATCGCCTGATGGTGGTGGACTGGGACGCAGCCGGCAACATGGGGCAATATGCGTATATTTACTTTAATACGAACCGGCCGCCTATTGCTGATTTTGACTGGTCGCCCAAGCCTGTATATGAAGGGGATGCCGTACAGTTTGCTTCATCCGCAGCCGACCCGGATGCAGATCCGCTAACGGCGGTGTACAAGCTGACCCGCCCGGATGGAACGACAGCCAGCTATGGCTATTCGCTCACTGCGCCTTATGAGCCGGCCGGACCTTCTGTCCGGATGGATACGCCGGGTATGTGGCGCATGGCTTTAAGCGTGAGCGACGGTATTGAAACGGTTGAAACAGTCAAAACCATTGCGGTGCTGCCGCTTTCCGTTACCGGTTATGTGAAGCATACCGAGGAATGGGATAAACGCCGCAAGTCGTATAACCAAAAGCAAAGCGGGGACGATAATCTCCCCGGACTTCCGTTACCTTTTGGGCAGGGGAGAAGTTTATACTGCAGGCAGACACGACATTAACCGGGACGGATACAGTGGCTGAACGGGTTACCGTGCAGACGGGAAC encodes the following:
- a CDS encoding PKD domain-containing protein, translated to MLTLEPITGDGTPTVSCSCKVDPDVIQFANADVPVTSMLTATLRNKGSKTIKDWTLYGRANDGSQLQTITSTAPGQETATYKFRFTIAKEKLNNVDSYTETWVMRARVNFTDGTSAESVLECTTLVTKGAPPASGPDSTPAPTPEPIPIPEADIQFNPDTIVTGEQSSLQNRSQNYDDFEWTFSDNLSEVFTDTSRTSYPNKTFTKPGIYQATITVWNGLNKKVSDTATLYVVDPKPVAIITGPSCIIEGRPFDAAYHLLNSYTPLASRGVTINFSRSETRYKKIGDTDYTPGWPTGEGMELGTYEIEGKVYDSQGRESDWASMTLEVVPDQAPTVSLVTPEEAYRGNDVQLYLEGKSPDGDAIVHAVIEERYDADNDGNFEEESWKTLYDGDYKQWVPVTYSTVGKRQYRAKVKEDWGLESAWSGLEQTTILNYAPNMDFNVYGLTSQPNEDSQPPELSYTSKSVYHSWTLKTPYQSDSTASLNLWKADDSFLSTKATQMMKFSNDYPNMGLGPNARSPYKLASDLTAAPPYLAPSGLVYKIFAGNRMYALNQGTYNAADKTYTFTVNELNSLNGSLLRTFTITGTGQFGNDDSSKHFNEGMMDAEENFYFHRITDDRNLLIDKFDNEGNHRDTYTIPLDSTLKDAVFSHSELSPDEQYMYVFVRYYKTDPSIFQEQVIKYAMQQRTVVYSVPVGDLFKDSLLDDIKVTHVGDGTIYFSFRTQGYYSDAHDQQVTFARISPAGVTGYLNRSAEYASPIVLSEDGKRAYVTIGDTTSTSMTTSFSTFVSSNWASVNSYKIDWRNDSQFGVPSSDAMNKPNPVVLPNGDVQDLLLFTKDGALKNKNNLSTYGFSKLMMDAGGNLIGIKSDGAKVNGSYQTGVTVASNTQSVVWVQEPVIDRYNYFSDSYTSNIQPDGSIYAFNSIDLKEYVYPFYSPSAAGGIVNPIDDNTVEVSKKDWSGLWYDPNTKVKNYTFSFNTAIGDLKNNGIVGAAFQIKDPENMYSVEWSNDTLTLYKVVNGTKTVMKSAAVARSAGVTYPMEVESINGNLRVSINHVKQLEGYDETFTSGSFGIMAIGQPQAKFSGIHLKNYGDTYIEETAQTVLVGEEIKYDKLFSDLENDPEAAERWSYSHDPNYFANPEGPSEVDGKTFDETVKSLDKPGLYKITATAEDDPGLPNYQKWSEPVTKELYVHRRPIAQPDVRLTDKVYEDGTALDYTTYDTSYDPDVPDYLAQRVFRTRWADESTWTMGQRYLYDRPGVELIIQEQVKDVHGAWSYWGETRVYEDALPPANQTKPVMTITVPGGTETNPYVYATTQTPTIYWKYFDAENDPQEQFYLKLVYADTGDTITEVSYPGDDYFFRLQDGILEPGRKVKVFGRVYSNGVWSDDSNETYLIVNTPPKTKLLSFNGPTALAPIYTNNNKPELKVQVTDAENQTTKFVDYEITKVSTSQIVVDTNTATSSMAYIPAGLADGLYSWKARANDGLDWGDYSETGYFFVDTVRPDDTDEKLTISPTSVTVKFNPFSDADPSSGHATRGFYMQQVNDDGSVTAIDLNGNGTVEESVPLDKNALTYTVSGLKTGQQYRLMVVDWDAAGNMGQYAYIYFNTNRPPIADFDWSPKPVYEGDAVQFASSAADPDADPLTAVYKLTRPDGTTASYGYSLTAPYEPAGPSVRMDTPGMWRMALSVSDGIETVETVKTIAVLPLSVTGYVKHTEEWDKRRKSYNQKQSGDDNLPGLPLPFGQGRSLYCRQTRH